A genomic segment from Gilvibacter sp. SZ-19 encodes:
- a CDS encoding McrB family protein: MTFHQDILSILLEYRQQQPEFNFICRQRNRGEKFEKGFYFQGNEHYAFVGIIDRSGGINMTRSAGLAFFPNSDGLRFNFEIVHKGEKDQLLLDFYKELRTVFKEGEETENNEKFIVSGGIITKNNPEQLFQFLDTYFPKIKAVCRNSKIENLLISNEKFDNIIKNVLAYSNKSNNDLDDNPVNAINLKEEFAQWLLENAPESYSYYLGNSIASVVQRLNEIEAYFPNQSFFEVNPQKVDEFIREVQFTFSKKERNKYPDFIDYDNHHSNGIPKAIMGKKNYVRFLNEKLGEDEKPFDFEKALSFFNEEEILFYFEFLDEIVQQFNLQIGDERLVFTCGSKYLNLNIGQRFIWRLKPQNQNDYWIISNSKLDDSYIPFDGPVRHFYTTFNEHSALDEIKPFTFGAIEEELRRTSKSGFRNHNNTEFEKAVFDKEFRAKFLKTKPMSAPSIPLNQILYGPPGTGKTYYLKDNLFEKYISEETSISAEQHFESVVSSCSWWQVIAIALLDKESAKVSEIFEHEWIQKKVELSNSKTVRATIWGQLQSHTIDECEFVNVSNRRPPLIFNKTEDSHWEILEERVEDLVPELYELKDSVENYNPNPDNIVKHYEFVTFHQSFSYEDFIEGIKPLLPETDEEQGADLGYQIKDGIFKNICLKAEKDPDNRYAIFIDEINRGNVSAIFGELITLIESDKRKGAKNELTTTLPYSKDEFGVPQNLDIYGTMNTADRSVEALDTALRRRFSFKEMMPNPIKLGDFEVESINLSELLDVINARVEALYDRDHTIGHSYFYKVKESDDPKEKLIEVFKDNIIPLLQEYFFGDYTKIGLILGEQFIETNDQNGEELFAKFDAEVEYSLDKKHSLIPLEEIDIKKIRSIINNA, from the coding sequence ATGACTTTTCACCAAGACATTCTCTCCATTCTTTTAGAATATCGCCAGCAACAACCGGAATTCAACTTTATATGTAGGCAAAGAAATCGTGGTGAAAAATTTGAGAAAGGTTTTTACTTCCAAGGAAATGAGCATTACGCATTTGTTGGTATAATTGATCGCAGTGGTGGAATTAACATGACTCGAAGCGCTGGACTTGCTTTTTTCCCTAATAGCGACGGCTTGCGTTTCAATTTTGAAATTGTGCATAAAGGAGAAAAAGACCAATTACTACTGGATTTTTACAAGGAACTAAGAACAGTTTTCAAAGAAGGTGAAGAGACTGAGAATAATGAGAAATTTATTGTAAGTGGTGGAATAATAACCAAAAATAACCCGGAACAGTTATTTCAGTTTTTGGATACGTACTTTCCAAAAATTAAAGCTGTTTGTAGAAATTCTAAAATTGAAAATTTATTGATCTCTAATGAGAAGTTTGACAACATAATTAAGAATGTTCTGGCCTATAGTAATAAATCCAATAACGATCTTGATGATAACCCAGTAAATGCCATAAACCTAAAAGAAGAATTCGCCCAATGGTTGCTGGAGAACGCGCCGGAATCTTACAGTTATTATCTAGGCAACTCAATTGCATCTGTCGTACAAAGATTGAATGAAATCGAAGCTTATTTCCCAAATCAGAGTTTTTTTGAAGTAAATCCTCAAAAAGTTGATGAATTTATAAGAGAAGTACAATTCACATTTAGCAAAAAAGAACGTAATAAGTATCCTGATTTTATAGATTATGATAATCATCACAGCAATGGTATTCCCAAGGCAATCATGGGAAAGAAAAATTATGTGCGATTCTTAAATGAAAAATTGGGAGAGGATGAAAAACCTTTTGATTTTGAAAAAGCTCTTTCGTTTTTCAATGAAGAAGAAATACTCTTCTACTTTGAGTTTTTAGATGAAATAGTTCAACAATTTAATCTGCAAATTGGGGACGAAAGACTTGTATTTACGTGTGGGTCAAAATATCTTAATCTAAATATCGGTCAACGTTTTATCTGGAGGTTAAAGCCTCAGAACCAGAACGACTATTGGATAATTTCAAACTCAAAACTTGATGATTCTTACATTCCTTTCGATGGCCCTGTAAGACATTTCTACACTACTTTTAACGAACATTCCGCACTAGATGAAATTAAACCCTTCACCTTTGGTGCAATTGAAGAAGAGCTAAGGCGAACCTCAAAATCAGGTTTTAGAAATCATAACAACACAGAGTTTGAAAAAGCAGTTTTTGACAAAGAATTCAGAGCGAAATTTTTAAAGACAAAGCCCATGAGTGCCCCATCTATTCCATTAAATCAAATTTTATACGGCCCTCCAGGAACAGGCAAAACCTATTACCTAAAAGACAACTTATTTGAAAAATACATCTCAGAAGAAACATCCATAAGCGCTGAACAACATTTCGAATCAGTAGTAAGCAGTTGTTCGTGGTGGCAGGTTATCGCTATAGCATTATTGGATAAAGAAAGTGCAAAGGTTTCTGAGATCTTTGAACATGAATGGATTCAGAAAAAAGTAGAGCTATCAAACTCCAAAACCGTGCGGGCAACGATTTGGGGACAATTACAAAGCCATACCATTGACGAATGCGAATTTGTTAATGTTTCTAATAGAAGACCGCCGTTAATCTTTAATAAGACTGAAGACTCTCATTGGGAAATTCTAGAAGAACGTGTAGAGGATTTAGTACCAGAATTATATGAATTAAAAGATTCAGTAGAAAATTATAATCCAAATCCCGATAACATAGTAAAGCATTATGAATTCGTCACTTTTCATCAATCATTCTCCTATGAAGATTTTATAGAAGGAATAAAGCCGCTCTTACCAGAAACAGACGAAGAACAAGGAGCTGACTTAGGCTACCAAATAAAAGATGGGATATTCAAGAATATATGCCTCAAAGCTGAAAAGGATCCGGACAATAGATATGCAATTTTCATTGATGAAATTAATCGAGGGAACGTTTCTGCCATATTTGGCGAGTTAATTACTTTGATAGAGTCAGATAAGCGCAAAGGAGCTAAGAATGAACTCACAACCACGCTGCCCTATTCCAAAGATGAATTTGGAGTCCCCCAAAACCTAGACATATATGGCACCATGAACACCGCAGACCGTTCTGTGGAGGCTCTTGACACTGCGCTGCGACGCAGATTCTCCTTTAAAGAAATGATGCCCAATCCAATAAAGCTCGGAGATTTTGAAGTTGAAAGCATCAACTTATCGGAACTACTTGATGTAATCAATGCGCGCGTTGAGGCTCTATACGATCGTGATCATACCATTGGTCACTCCTATTTTTATAAAGTCAAAGAATCAGATGATCCCAAGGAGAAATTGATCGAAGTTTTTAAAGATAATATTATTCCACTACTTCAAGAATACTTCTTTGGCGACTATACAAAAATTGGATTGATACTGGGCGAGCAGTTTATAGAAACAAATGACCAAAATGGAGAAGAATTATTCGCAAAATTTGATGCCGAAGTAGAATATTCATTGGATAAAAAGCACAGTTTAATCCCTTTGGAAGAAATCGACATTAAAAAAATTAGATCAATCATTAACAATGCCTAG
- a CDS encoding ATP-dependent RecD-like DNA helicase, whose protein sequence is MRQGVTILDYLQFDTPTRGQKDVLLAMSDFVSSDNSDDFLILTGAAGTGKTSITTALIGYLNSKGLFYKIAAPTGRAARILGRKCKTVNSTIHSMIYNTSVNNETGEVRFVLKPNQVEDLTIFLIDEASMINSVKTRSENSLFSSNDSLLNDLIKFIKTGNKENKVIFLGDRNQLPPINESDSKALSQNFIESNFKLTGSAHHLDEVKRQEDGSYILKNATGLRRAIEEGKQHFNLSNVGRESFWNACDSYIQNFNEHGFDNVVSIGATHKMNMAFNRVVRKKIYGDKANVLEKEDLLILTQTWKRNGVNLYSGDHVIIKSIDLSSTEFVAGLKFVPVTLIYKDLEDNEEELDDYLLIDSVIDPKGITREQEGKLRHERFKKNKIFRESGNPSDDRYVGAIRATYGHSITCNKAQGGEWNKVLLNSFYMPTLRYQYTAITRAKKDIILY, encoded by the coding sequence ATGAGACAAGGCGTTACAATTCTGGATTACTTACAATTTGACACCCCAACAAGAGGCCAAAAAGATGTACTACTCGCGATGTCCGATTTTGTTTCATCAGACAATTCTGATGATTTCTTAATCCTTACAGGGGCTGCGGGAACAGGCAAAACCTCGATTACAACAGCCTTAATTGGCTACCTGAATTCGAAGGGGTTATTCTATAAAATAGCAGCGCCAACGGGGCGAGCCGCTAGAATTCTGGGGCGCAAGTGCAAAACTGTAAACAGTACGATCCATTCTATGATCTACAATACTTCAGTGAATAACGAAACTGGAGAAGTGCGTTTTGTTTTAAAACCAAATCAGGTCGAGGATCTTACAATTTTCCTCATCGATGAGGCATCAATGATAAATTCGGTGAAAACCAGGTCAGAGAACAGCTTATTTTCCAGTAATGATTCGCTCCTGAATGACCTTATCAAGTTTATTAAAACAGGAAACAAGGAAAACAAAGTAATATTTCTTGGCGACCGCAATCAGTTGCCCCCTATTAATGAATCAGATTCAAAAGCGCTTTCACAAAATTTTATTGAATCTAACTTTAAACTTACAGGATCAGCCCACCATTTAGATGAGGTTAAAAGACAGGAAGATGGTAGTTATATTTTAAAAAATGCCACCGGACTAAGACGTGCCATTGAAGAAGGCAAACAGCATTTCAATCTAAGTAATGTAGGCAGAGAGTCCTTTTGGAATGCTTGTGATTCTTATATACAAAACTTTAATGAACATGGATTTGATAATGTTGTTTCAATTGGAGCAACACATAAGATGAATATGGCTTTTAACAGAGTTGTACGCAAAAAGATATATGGAGATAAGGCTAATGTGCTCGAAAAAGAAGATTTGCTAATTCTTACCCAAACTTGGAAAAGAAATGGAGTTAACTTATACAGTGGAGATCATGTAATTATTAAATCTATAGACTTGAGTAGCACCGAGTTCGTAGCTGGTTTAAAATTCGTCCCGGTTACCCTAATCTATAAGGATTTAGAAGACAATGAAGAAGAATTGGATGATTATTTATTAATTGATTCGGTCATAGATCCAAAAGGAATTACAAGAGAACAAGAGGGCAAATTAAGACACGAACGCTTCAAAAAAAATAAAATTTTTAGAGAATCTGGAAATCCTTCGGATGATAGATATGTCGGGGCAATACGGGCTACTTACGGGCATTCAATAACTTGTAATAAGGCCCAAGGAGGTGAATGGAATAAAGTTCTGCTTAACTCATTCTACATGCCGACCCTGCGCTATCAATACACCGCAATTACAAGGGCGAAAAAAGATATAATTCTCTACTAA
- a CDS encoding reverse transcriptase family protein — MKLNTYQTEYIRDLFANMSSKKDFLFLLNKVKELIYKEKTIAFSEQQLNYYINLNPNVKMEKKYFSFSIEKKSGGTRTIHAPSEGLKEFQKAVSIILSAIHQPHDNATGFIQNRSIVNNARKHIGKNYVYNIDLKDFFPSIDANRVWARLLIEPFNLGTSVERKKIANMIKAICCTNMEVQRLIDDKWESVNLNVLPQGASTSPVLTNIICDRLDKRLTGVAKRFGLNYTRYADDITFSSNHNVYRLDSGDTETIYTANSSFDREVRRIIVGQKFHVKESKVRLQKRGYRQEVTGLTVNEKVNVPKRYIKEIRHWIYFWERYGYDKATELFRVKYRKDKGHIKNDSPNLIMVLEGKLLYLKMVKGEYDPTYVKLRSRFRELLNPDSAITINLSDDNYESIILDTIFSDGLDEAMKEYDPVYIEIMSPEQRNKDV, encoded by the coding sequence ATGAAATTAAATACTTATCAGACCGAATATATCCGAGATCTTTTTGCGAATATGTCTAGCAAAAAGGATTTTCTATTTCTACTTAATAAAGTAAAAGAACTGATATATAAAGAGAAGACTATTGCTTTTTCAGAACAGCAACTGAACTACTACATAAATTTAAACCCAAATGTTAAGATGGAAAAGAAGTACTTCTCTTTTTCAATTGAGAAAAAGAGTGGTGGGACACGCACAATTCATGCCCCATCTGAGGGTTTAAAAGAGTTTCAAAAGGCTGTATCAATTATTTTGAGTGCAATTCACCAGCCTCATGATAATGCTACTGGATTTATTCAGAATCGATCAATTGTAAATAATGCTCGGAAACATATCGGCAAAAACTATGTCTATAATATTGACTTAAAAGATTTCTTCCCAAGCATTGATGCAAATAGAGTATGGGCAAGATTACTAATTGAACCCTTTAATTTAGGCACCTCTGTAGAACGTAAAAAAATTGCCAATATGATAAAAGCAATTTGTTGTACAAATATGGAAGTTCAAAGGCTTATTGATGATAAATGGGAATCTGTAAACTTAAACGTACTCCCGCAAGGAGCTTCAACATCACCAGTGTTAACCAATATCATATGCGACCGTTTAGACAAGAGACTCACAGGCGTTGCCAAGCGATTTGGTCTTAATTACACGAGGTATGCCGATGATATAACCTTTAGTAGCAATCATAATGTGTATCGTCTTGATTCGGGAGACACAGAAACGATTTACACGGCCAATTCCAGCTTTGACCGTGAAGTAAGGCGCATAATAGTAGGTCAAAAGTTCCACGTTAAAGAAAGCAAGGTTCGTTTGCAGAAAAGAGGATATAGACAAGAGGTAACCGGCCTAACGGTAAACGAGAAAGTAAATGTGCCTAAACGATATATAAAAGAAATTCGTCATTGGATTTACTTCTGGGAAAGATATGGTTATGATAAAGCCACGGAGTTATTTCGAGTAAAATATCGCAAAGATAAAGGGCATATAAAGAATGACTCACCCAATTTGATAATGGTGTTGGAGGGCAAGTTACTATATTTAAAAATGGTTAAGGGAGAATATGACCCAACATATGTAAAACTCCGAAGTAGATTTAGAGAATTACTAAATCCAGATTCTGCTATAACCATCAATCTGTCCGATGATAACTACGAGTCAATAATTCTGGATACGATTTTCTCAGATGGTTTAGACGAAGCGATGAAGGAGTATGATCCAGTTTACATCGAAATAATGTCTCCTGAACAAAGAAATAAAGATGTATAA
- a CDS encoding YafY family protein: MPYSKNQIIRYQTLDRCFRSRVNRYFIDDLVEACQVAIEEFSGNAEAIQKRQIYNDIAFMKSDNGYAAPIIKDKIGRSVYYYYEDPNFSINNQPLTEDEALELKETLLTLNRFKGLPQFEWIESMTTRLEASFQFGIDANQVIEFDQNEFLKGKEFINALYHAIINKTPLEIHYQSFKENERQIIELHPYYLKQFNNRWFVFGQNPKFKDITNLALDRIEDIAQLTIDFIETDINFKEYFEDFIGVTRFNELSPCKVVLRIERDLWPYIETKPLHGSQRVLNRTIEFIDVALQLIPNYELEAVILQHGERIEVLEPLDFRNKITGRLKKLIDKYNRAE; encoded by the coding sequence ATGCCCTATTCTAAAAATCAAATAATTCGCTATCAAACATTGGATAGGTGTTTTCGTAGCAGGGTAAATCGATATTTTATAGATGACCTTGTAGAAGCCTGTCAGGTTGCTATCGAAGAATTTTCAGGAAATGCTGAGGCTATACAAAAGAGGCAAATCTATAATGATATTGCCTTTATGAAAAGTGACAATGGGTATGCTGCTCCGATCATAAAGGACAAAATAGGAAGAAGCGTATATTACTATTATGAAGATCCTAATTTCTCTATCAACAACCAACCATTAACCGAAGATGAAGCTTTAGAGCTAAAAGAAACACTTCTTACTTTAAACCGATTCAAGGGATTGCCTCAATTCGAGTGGATTGAGAGTATGACCACAAGGCTAGAGGCTTCATTTCAATTCGGAATAGATGCTAACCAAGTCATCGAATTTGATCAAAATGAATTTTTAAAAGGAAAAGAATTCATTAATGCTTTGTATCACGCAATAATCAATAAAACTCCATTAGAAATACATTACCAAAGTTTCAAAGAAAATGAACGGCAGATAATAGAATTGCATCCTTATTATCTAAAGCAATTCAATAATCGTTGGTTTGTATTTGGGCAGAATCCAAAATTCAAAGACATAACTAATTTAGCTTTAGACAGAATAGAAGATATAGCACAATTAACAATTGATTTCATTGAAACAGATATAAACTTCAAAGAGTATTTTGAAGATTTTATTGGTGTTACGCGTTTTAATGAGCTAAGCCCATGTAAGGTTGTCTTAAGAATTGAGCGGGACTTATGGCCATATATAGAAACCAAACCATTGCATGGATCTCAGAGAGTGTTGAATAGAACAATTGAGTTCATAGATGTTGCATTACAGTTAATCCCAAATTATGAATTGGAAGCCGTAATTCTGCAGCACGGAGAAAGAATTGAGGTATTAGAACCTCTCGATTTTAGAAATAAAATCACCGGTAGATTAAAGAAACTAATAGACAAATATAACCGTGCAGAATAA
- a CDS encoding AAA family ATPase: MNQDHSKGIAFKNFRRFPEFSMLEFGEITYMVGRNNSGKSTMVKALLLVLDYLKNQLSDTFSFDNQALEDANIVTFGRAKCNFIDEPEIVFNLKLGDYNITLNISGNDDQTRANVNVLIITDDWNGYELVINYDTQRTRIIKKLPRRDQILDTQQELTKLVAEIQKLEGALKNITKKGSKEALQISDQLNKLRDRRNRLAHNEEIREAEDDLEYSLEYPINYQDENFDEDLHDEFFDQTDVYNTEEHLDELSALDEAEENSVPRSEDNELKEIVSVLLYYNNIAYKQAIELRDKFADEYEFNQDIVELDNNKEDLKDWIDEIVSTIERESFYYLGANPSKQSALFQLRDKNNALAQAIHEFKQLDIGESTEEGMFVKKWMREFEVGHSYIIDFYAGEAYQFHVIGENKTVNHLSDKGMGSLQAMLLILRVASLIRISKKSDNTITLLIEEPELNLHPALQSKLTNFFHEVNREYGFKFIIETHSEYMIRKAQLYSIEEDYAKNLEVNPNPFKIFYFHKEEGHYEMEFTEQGKFKKDFGPGFYNEASNISIEIIKNIRKIKS; encoded by the coding sequence ATGAACCAGGATCATTCAAAAGGTATTGCCTTTAAAAATTTTAGAAGGTTTCCGGAGTTTTCAATGCTTGAGTTTGGTGAGATCACTTATATGGTTGGTCGCAATAATTCAGGTAAATCGACTATGGTAAAGGCGCTCCTTCTTGTTTTAGATTATCTAAAGAATCAACTATCTGACACATTCTCATTTGATAATCAAGCGCTCGAAGATGCCAATATAGTAACCTTTGGAAGGGCGAAGTGCAATTTTATTGATGAACCTGAGATTGTTTTCAATTTAAAATTAGGAGATTACAATATTACCTTAAACATTTCCGGAAATGATGATCAGACTAGAGCTAATGTCAATGTTCTGATTATTACAGATGACTGGAATGGTTATGAACTGGTGATTAACTATGATACGCAACGAACGCGTATAATAAAAAAACTTCCTAGACGAGATCAAATACTTGATACGCAGCAAGAATTAACAAAATTAGTAGCCGAAATTCAAAAATTGGAAGGGGCACTCAAAAATATCACTAAGAAAGGATCGAAAGAAGCTTTACAAATCAGTGACCAACTAAATAAATTAAGGGATAGACGAAATAGACTAGCACATAATGAAGAAATCCGCGAAGCCGAAGATGATCTCGAATACAGCCTTGAGTATCCAATAAATTATCAGGATGAGAACTTCGATGAAGACCTTCATGATGAATTTTTTGATCAAACAGACGTGTACAATACGGAAGAGCATTTAGACGAGCTTTCCGCCCTAGATGAAGCGGAGGAAAACTCAGTTCCACGTTCAGAGGATAACGAACTTAAGGAAATAGTGAGTGTTTTGCTTTACTACAACAACATTGCATATAAACAAGCGATAGAACTACGAGATAAATTCGCTGATGAATATGAATTCAATCAAGACATTGTTGAATTGGACAACAATAAGGAAGACTTAAAAGATTGGATTGATGAAATAGTGTCGACAATAGAGAGAGAGTCGTTTTATTACTTAGGTGCAAACCCTTCAAAACAGTCCGCACTGTTTCAGTTAAGAGACAAAAACAATGCCTTGGCACAAGCCATTCATGAGTTTAAACAACTTGATATTGGAGAGAGCACTGAAGAGGGCATGTTTGTAAAAAAATGGATGCGCGAGTTTGAGGTTGGACACAGTTATATTATTGACTTTTACGCAGGAGAGGCATATCAATTCCACGTTATTGGAGAGAATAAAACAGTCAACCACCTCTCTGACAAAGGTATGGGATCTTTACAGGCCATGCTACTTATCTTAAGAGTAGCAAGTCTAATTCGTATAAGTAAAAAGAGTGATAATACAATTACACTATTAATTGAAGAACCTGAGCTTAATCTGCACCCCGCACTTCAATCTAAACTCACCAATTTCTTTCATGAAGTTAATCGAGAATACGGTTTCAAGTTCATTATTGAGACTCACTCGGAGTATATGATAAGAAAAGCTCAGCTCTATTCAATAGAAGAAGATTACGCGAAAAACCTAGAGGTTAACCCTAATCCTTTCAAAATATTCTATTTCCATAAAGAAGAGGGACATTATGAGATGGAGTTTACCGAACAAGGAAAATTTAAAAAAGACTTTGGGCCAGGGTTCTACAATGAGGCATCTAATATTTCAATTGAAATAATCAAAAATATCCGAAAAATTAAAAGCTAA
- a CDS encoding class I SAM-dependent DNA methyltransferase, translating to MSNNNKVEVGFIWQITDDVLRDAFKKNEIGDVVLPFVVLRRLDCILEPVNQKVRDAYANFKDKVDGDKLVPILRKASGGLKFYNTSKHTLHSLKDEPQYIQINFNNYLNGFNPEVQDILESFQFDKIVARLTKNKLLYEMIDAICKIDLHTEAIDNHGMGYVFEELIRISNEQSNETAGEHFTPRDVIEIMNNFMFVNEKDKLSKPGIIRTIFDPACGTGGMVNLGKKFILEQVCSGSENKPTIVTYGQEINEQSYAIAKSEALITGEDANNIKHGNSFSEDRFQGKTFHYMMANPPYGVTWKKDRKFIENEALNPAGRFYAGTPRVSDGQLLFLQHMISKMEREGSRIGVVTNGSPLFTGNAGSGESDIRRWIIENDWLECIVALPKDLFYNTGINTYIWFLTNDKAPHRKGKVQLINGDAQETIVVTGKEETKHLFCQPNKKSLGNKRNEITADHIEQLLALYQNFEENEHSKIFDNEYFGYYQLTVEKPKVDENGKIVLDSKGNPKPDSKKRDTESVPLSEDVETYFETEVKPHVPNAWIDYDKTRIGYEINFTKYFYNYTPLRAASTIKTEIESLEQNIADLLKDLIS from the coding sequence ATGAGTAATAATAACAAAGTAGAAGTAGGGTTTATTTGGCAGATTACAGACGATGTGCTACGCGATGCCTTTAAGAAAAATGAGATCGGGGATGTGGTCCTCCCTTTTGTAGTGCTGCGACGACTAGATTGTATTTTAGAACCCGTTAACCAAAAAGTGAGAGATGCTTATGCCAATTTTAAAGACAAAGTTGACGGGGATAAGCTGGTTCCTATTTTACGCAAAGCTTCTGGAGGACTCAAATTCTACAATACCTCGAAACACACCCTGCATTCGCTAAAGGATGAACCGCAATACATTCAAATTAACTTCAACAATTATTTAAACGGATTCAACCCAGAGGTACAAGACATACTAGAGAGCTTCCAGTTTGATAAAATTGTAGCGCGCCTTACCAAAAATAAGTTGCTTTATGAGATGATCGATGCGATCTGTAAGATAGATCTGCACACAGAGGCTATAGATAATCATGGAATGGGTTATGTTTTTGAAGAACTAATCCGTATCTCCAACGAGCAGTCCAATGAGACAGCGGGAGAGCATTTTACCCCAAGGGACGTCATTGAGATCATGAACAACTTCATGTTTGTTAATGAGAAAGATAAGCTCTCCAAGCCAGGAATTATTAGAACCATATTCGATCCTGCCTGTGGTACCGGGGGTATGGTAAATTTGGGTAAAAAGTTTATCCTTGAACAGGTCTGTTCAGGGAGTGAAAATAAGCCTACCATTGTTACTTATGGTCAAGAAATTAATGAGCAGTCTTATGCTATTGCTAAGTCAGAGGCCTTAATTACCGGCGAAGATGCCAATAATATTAAACATGGTAATTCTTTTAGTGAAGATCGCTTTCAAGGCAAGACCTTTCACTATATGATGGCCAATCCGCCTTACGGGGTTACCTGGAAGAAAGACCGAAAATTCATTGAGAATGAAGCCTTAAACCCTGCAGGGCGCTTTTATGCAGGAACTCCCAGAGTAAGCGATGGCCAGCTACTGTTTTTGCAGCACATGATCTCTAAGATGGAGCGCGAAGGTTCACGAATTGGCGTGGTAACCAATGGTTCACCCCTGTTTACAGGAAATGCAGGATCTGGCGAAAGTGATATCCGCAGATGGATCATTGAAAATGACTGGCTGGAGTGTATAGTGGCTTTACCAAAAGATCTTTTCTACAACACTGGTATTAATACCTACATCTGGTTTTTAACCAATGACAAGGCTCCGCACCGTAAAGGGAAAGTACAGCTCATAAACGGCGATGCGCAAGAGACCATTGTAGTTACCGGAAAGGAAGAGACCAAGCACCTATTTTGCCAACCCAATAAGAAAAGTTTAGGTAATAAACGAAACGAAATTACAGCCGATCACATTGAGCAGTTATTAGCGCTCTACCAAAACTTTGAGGAAAATGAGCACTCCAAGATTTTTGATAACGAGTACTTTGGCTACTATCAGTTAACGGTTGAAAAGCCTAAAGTAGATGAAAACGGGAAAATTGTTTTGGATAGCAAAGGAAATCCAAAACCTGACAGCAAGAAACGCGATACTGAAAGTGTACCGCTGTCTGAAGACGTGGAAACCTATTTTGAGACAGAAGTTAAACCACACGTACCGAACGCTTGGATAGACTATGACAAAACCCGTATAGGATACGAAATTAACTTTACTAAGTATTTCTATAACTATACACCTTTGCGCGCGGCGAGCACTATTAAAACAGAAATTGAATCTCTTGAGCAAAATATTGCCGATCTATTAAAAGACTTAATTAGCTAA